The following proteins are encoded in a genomic region of Columba livia isolate bColLiv1 breed racing homer chromosome 17, bColLiv1.pat.W.v2, whole genome shotgun sequence:
- the DERL3 gene encoding derlin-3 isoform X1, whose protein sequence is MAYQGFAQEYLGMPAVTRAYTTACVLTTAAVQLEFITPFQLYFNPDLIFRKFQIWRLITNFLFFGPLGFSFFFNMIFLYRYCRMLEEGSFRGRTADFVFMFLFGGFLMTLFGLFASLFFLGQAFTIMLVYVWSRRNPYIRMNFFGLLNFQAPFLPWVLMGFSLLLGNSIIIDLLGIAVGHIYYFLEDVFPNQPGGKKLLLTPSFLKMVFDTPEEDPNYNPLPEDRPENQPRDRDQNQQQHPQ, encoded by the exons ATGGCCTACCAGGGCTTCGCGCAGGAGTACCTGGGCATGCCGGCCGTGACGCGGGCCTACACCACCGCCTGCGTGCTCACCACCGCCGCCGTG CAGCTGGAGTTCATCACCCCCTTCCAGCTGTACTTCAACCCCGACCTCATCTTCAGGAAGTTCCAG aTATGGAGGCTGATCACCAACTTCCTCTTTTTTGGGCCCCTGggattcagtttctttttcaacATGATATTTCT GTACAGGTACTGCCGCATGCTAGAAGAAGGCTCCTTCCGTGGAAGGACGGCTGACTTTGTCTTCATGTTCCTCTTTGGAGGGTTTCTCATGACA CTATTTGGACTCTTTGCCAGCCTATTTTTCCTGGGCCAGGCTTTCACCATCATGCTGGTGTACGTGTGGAGTCGCAGGAACCCTTACATCCGCATGAACTTCTTTGGACTTCTTAACTTCCAAGCCCCATTCTTGCCCTGGGTCCTGATGGGATTCTCTCTGCTCCTGGGCAACTCCATCATCATCGACTTACTGG GGATTGCAGTGGGACACATCTATTACTTCTTGGAAGATGTTTTCCCGAACCAGCCTGGAGGAAAGAAGTTGCTGTTAACCCCCAGCTTCCT GAAAATGGTGTTTGACACACCTGAAGAGGATCCCAACTATAACCCTCTCCCTGAGGATCGTCCAGAAAACCAACCCAGAGACCGAGACCAGaaccagcagcagcatccaCAGTAA
- the DERL3 gene encoding derlin-3 isoform X3 → MAYQGFAQEYLGMPAVTRAYTTACVLTTAAVIWRLITNFLFFGPLGFSFFFNMIFLYRYCRMLEEGSFRGRTADFVFMFLFGGFLMTLFGLFASLFFLGQAFTIMLVYVWSRRNPYIRMNFFGLLNFQAPFLPWVLMGFSLLLGNSIIIDLLGIAVGHIYYFLEDVFPNQPGGKKLLLTPSFLKMVFDTPEEDPNYNPLPEDRPENQPRDRDQNQQQHPQ, encoded by the exons ATGGCCTACCAGGGCTTCGCGCAGGAGTACCTGGGCATGCCGGCCGTGACGCGGGCCTACACCACCGCCTGCGTGCTCACCACCGCCGCCGTG aTATGGAGGCTGATCACCAACTTCCTCTTTTTTGGGCCCCTGggattcagtttctttttcaacATGATATTTCT GTACAGGTACTGCCGCATGCTAGAAGAAGGCTCCTTCCGTGGAAGGACGGCTGACTTTGTCTTCATGTTCCTCTTTGGAGGGTTTCTCATGACA CTATTTGGACTCTTTGCCAGCCTATTTTTCCTGGGCCAGGCTTTCACCATCATGCTGGTGTACGTGTGGAGTCGCAGGAACCCTTACATCCGCATGAACTTCTTTGGACTTCTTAACTTCCAAGCCCCATTCTTGCCCTGGGTCCTGATGGGATTCTCTCTGCTCCTGGGCAACTCCATCATCATCGACTTACTGG GGATTGCAGTGGGACACATCTATTACTTCTTGGAAGATGTTTTCCCGAACCAGCCTGGAGGAAAGAAGTTGCTGTTAACCCCCAGCTTCCT GAAAATGGTGTTTGACACACCTGAAGAGGATCCCAACTATAACCCTCTCCCTGAGGATCGTCCAGAAAACCAACCCAGAGACCGAGACCAGaaccagcagcagcatccaCAGTAA
- the DERL3 gene encoding derlin-3 isoform X4, producing the protein MAYQGFAQEYLGMPAVTRAYTTACVLTTAAVQLEFITPFQLYFNPDLIFRKFQIWRLITNFLFFGPLGFSFFFNMIFLYRYCRMLEEGSFRGRTADFVFMFLFGGFLMTLFGLFASLFFLGQAFTIMLVYVWSRRNPYIRMNFFGLLNFQAPFLPWVLMGFSLLLGNSIIIDLLGIAVGHIYYFLEDVFPNQPGGKKLLLTPSFLWCLTHLKRIPTITLSLRIVQKTNPETETRTSSSIHSNPETSPCGQIPLFRLDSRCSPEILLE; encoded by the exons ATGGCCTACCAGGGCTTCGCGCAGGAGTACCTGGGCATGCCGGCCGTGACGCGGGCCTACACCACCGCCTGCGTGCTCACCACCGCCGCCGTG CAGCTGGAGTTCATCACCCCCTTCCAGCTGTACTTCAACCCCGACCTCATCTTCAGGAAGTTCCAG aTATGGAGGCTGATCACCAACTTCCTCTTTTTTGGGCCCCTGggattcagtttctttttcaacATGATATTTCT GTACAGGTACTGCCGCATGCTAGAAGAAGGCTCCTTCCGTGGAAGGACGGCTGACTTTGTCTTCATGTTCCTCTTTGGAGGGTTTCTCATGACA CTATTTGGACTCTTTGCCAGCCTATTTTTCCTGGGCCAGGCTTTCACCATCATGCTGGTGTACGTGTGGAGTCGCAGGAACCCTTACATCCGCATGAACTTCTTTGGACTTCTTAACTTCCAAGCCCCATTCTTGCCCTGGGTCCTGATGGGATTCTCTCTGCTCCTGGGCAACTCCATCATCATCGACTTACTGG GGATTGCAGTGGGACACATCTATTACTTCTTGGAAGATGTTTTCCCGAACCAGCCTGGAGGAAAGAAGTTGCTGTTAACCCCCAGCTTCCT ATGGTGTTTGACACACCTGAAGAGGATCCCAACTATAACCCTCTCCCTGAGGATCGTCCAGAAAACCAACCCAGAGACCGAGACCAGaaccagcagcagcatccaCAGTAACCCAGAGACTTCTCCGTGTGGCCAGATCCCTCTCTTCCGGCTGGACTCGCGCTGCAGCCCAGAGATCCTACTGGAATAA
- the DERL3 gene encoding derlin-3 isoform X2, whose translation MAYQGFAQEYLGMPAVTRAYTTACVLTTAAVLEFITPFQLYFNPDLIFRKFQIWRLITNFLFFGPLGFSFFFNMIFLYRYCRMLEEGSFRGRTADFVFMFLFGGFLMTLFGLFASLFFLGQAFTIMLVYVWSRRNPYIRMNFFGLLNFQAPFLPWVLMGFSLLLGNSIIIDLLGIAVGHIYYFLEDVFPNQPGGKKLLLTPSFLKMVFDTPEEDPNYNPLPEDRPENQPRDRDQNQQQHPQ comes from the exons ATGGCCTACCAGGGCTTCGCGCAGGAGTACCTGGGCATGCCGGCCGTGACGCGGGCCTACACCACCGCCTGCGTGCTCACCACCGCCGCCGTG CTGGAGTTCATCACCCCCTTCCAGCTGTACTTCAACCCCGACCTCATCTTCAGGAAGTTCCAG aTATGGAGGCTGATCACCAACTTCCTCTTTTTTGGGCCCCTGggattcagtttctttttcaacATGATATTTCT GTACAGGTACTGCCGCATGCTAGAAGAAGGCTCCTTCCGTGGAAGGACGGCTGACTTTGTCTTCATGTTCCTCTTTGGAGGGTTTCTCATGACA CTATTTGGACTCTTTGCCAGCCTATTTTTCCTGGGCCAGGCTTTCACCATCATGCTGGTGTACGTGTGGAGTCGCAGGAACCCTTACATCCGCATGAACTTCTTTGGACTTCTTAACTTCCAAGCCCCATTCTTGCCCTGGGTCCTGATGGGATTCTCTCTGCTCCTGGGCAACTCCATCATCATCGACTTACTGG GGATTGCAGTGGGACACATCTATTACTTCTTGGAAGATGTTTTCCCGAACCAGCCTGGAGGAAAGAAGTTGCTGTTAACCCCCAGCTTCCT GAAAATGGTGTTTGACACACCTGAAGAGGATCCCAACTATAACCCTCTCCCTGAGGATCGTCCAGAAAACCAACCCAGAGACCGAGACCAGaaccagcagcagcatccaCAGTAA